TCGGCCCGGTAGAGGGGGATGCCGGGATGCCCATGAGCCTTTAGCGCCAGACCACATTGGGGGCAGCGGATAGCGTTTGCTTCGACCTTAGCCTGACAACGGGGGCAGGGGCGCATTTGTCCTTCTCCAAACGCTGACCGTATCCTAGCGCACTAGCCTGGCACCGGAAATCGCCGCACCTGAAACTCCGTTGACTCAACCATTTCGTAAGACAGCCCAAAGGCGGCATCAAATCTTTCGGTTATCTGAATCAAATCTGCCTCTGGGATCGCTTTCCACTGTTCGCGGGTGGCCCAGCGAATCACAAAAATGAGCGATCCCGCATCGTCAGGATCAATCCAGACCTCTTTTGAGACAAATCCGGGATATTGGCTCAGTGCCGCTGTCCAGATCTCGGTATCTAGCTCGATATACCGTTCCCGGCTTTCGGGGGACATGCAAAATTTGAGCCACTCAATCACCATAATTTGCCAAACCTGTTTCTCTTTGCAGTTTGAACATATTTTTTGAAGCTAATCTGCCGGGATCACCTGAACAGTGCCTCGGATGTCGATCTGTCCAGCAGTCAGGGTGAGTGAGTCAATCTGTACTTCTGGCCCCAGATCCAGCTCAAACCCGTCCAGGCTAATCGGCTCTGATCCCGCTGTAGTTCTCAGGCTAGGCTCATGCAGGATCAGGATATGACCTTCGCGAACAGCTAGCCCTGTTTGTAGCGTCACGGCAGCGGCAGCCCCCTGAGTGGGTAGCAGGGTGAGGGTGAGCTGATTGGGCGCGATCGCAACCTCACCCACCCGAAACTGCGCATGATCCCCCTGCAGCAGCCCACCTAGATAGGGCCGTAGGTCTTGTCCAGGACGCTGCACCACCATTAACTGCTGGAGAAAGTCTCGAATACCGTCGCGCAGCAGGGGCGCGGCTAAAGAAGCCACCAGGTCACGCTCCTGAATCACAACCTTGCCCACTATAGGAAAGCGCTGTAGCAGCCGCAGCGGTTTGCCCCGCATCACCTGACCTAAATTAATGCGAATTTCCAAGGCCTCTACCTGCACATGGCTCAAGTGCAGGCCCTGGTACACGGCCCGGTCGGCTGCGATCGCAGCTTTGGGCACGTAGCCCGATAAAATCTGGCGATCCCGCCCCTCTATCTGAAACACCAGATTTTCCACCTGATCTACCTGAGTTTGGATCAGCAGGCGCACCGCTGGGGGCAAAATTCGGCTAATTACCCGGCTCCCCCCTCGCTGCGAGGCTTCACCTAGCTGATTAACGGCCACAGTGTCCTCTACTGGCTCTTCATTTACCACTCAAAGCTCTCCTGTTTAACTTGCTACGACGGCTTATAGGGGCAATCAGGCTGTATTTGACTGTATCAGAGGAACCCTCTGCGGGCTGGGGATCACTCTGTCATGAATTTTTGACATTTTAGAGTTAGCGGCTCAATTTATTTGTCACGGCTTCCTGACATTGCGATCCCCGAATCCTGCATTATTTGGTAAATCGCTCAACATATAAGGATTTCAGGGACTTGATCCCCAAAGCCTTTTTTGCAATAGTATCCCCATACGATTGATCCCCGACGGTCATACATGATCCCAACCAGGGTCCAATGGCCCTTAGCAGTCCTGAAGCAGGAGGTAACATCCGACCATGTCTCAACGTCCCCCCCTCGAAGAAATGACTCTACGGCAGCTTCGCCGGGTTGCCAGTGAATATGAAGTGTCGCGCTACAGCCGCATGCGCAAGACTGAGCTAATTGACTCAATTCGCGCGATTGAAGTTAAGCGGGGTCTGGCCCCGGTAGCTAGCGCTACGATGCCTGTTCTAGAGAGCCAACCTCCGGTTGAAGCTCAGACCGAAGTTGAAGCCTCAAAGTATTACGCTGCGCCCACCCCAGCAGTCGCTATCTTGGCTACGGTCGATGAAGAATTGCCCGACCTACCCAGTGGTTATGGTGAAAGCCGCATTGTACTCATGCCCCGCGATCCCCAATGGGCCTACGCCTACTGGGACATCCCCAACGACCACAAAGAAGAGCTGCGGCGTCAAGGCGGAGTGCGGCTGTCGCTACGCTTCTACGACGTCACCGAAATCGATCTGGGCTACCAGAGCCCCCATAGCCTGCAGCAGTATGAGTGCGATGAGCTAGCCCGCGAATGGTACATGCCCGTGCCAGTTAGCGATCGCGACTATGTTGTAGAAATCGGCTACGTCTGCAATGATGGCCGCTGGCTAGTGCTAGCCCGCTCTGCACCGGTTCACGTTCCACCGGTCTACCCCTCCGACTGGATTGAAGATCACTTCATCACCGTGGATTGGGAGTCTGAGTTGAAGGGCAAGACGCTGATGATGCTGACTCACCCCAGTCGTCAGGCTGCCTCTGCTCCCGCCGAAGCAGGCAATGTGATTTACGACAACATCTTTGGCATGGCTCAGTCGGCAGAAGCCCAGCGGGTAGCCGGTTCACTGTTCGGCTCTATGCAGCACACGGCCGGATCAGCATCGATGCAGATGGTGCCTGAGCAGGCTGTCAGCTCCTATGTTTTCCCCTCCGGCGTGGGAATGTGGGCAGGGGCCGTTTCCAACATGTCGGGTCTATCGGGTCTGACAATGTCTGGAGCTGGCTTCTCTGCCTCCGCACCACCAATTCGGCCTCGCCAGTTTTGGCTGATTGCCGATGCTGAGCTGATTGTCTATGGCGCAACCGAGCCCGACGCTACTGTGACCATCGGCGGCAAGCCCATCAAGCTCAATCCCGACGGCACCTTCCGCTTCCAGATGTCTTTCCAGGATGGTCTGATCGACTATCCCATCATGGCAGTGGCTGCCGATGGCGAGCAGACTCGCTCCGTCCACATGCAGTTCACCCGCGAAACCCCCTCCCGCAACACCAACACCAAAGAGGAACAGGTGCTGGAGTGGCTTAACTAGGTCGGGATTAGTCCGTTTTAACTGCGAAACACTACTTTAGGCACAGCTGACGCTGTGCCTTTTTTTTGCGCAGGTTTACTGCAAAGGCAATCCGCAAAAGCAAAAATTAGGGCAAAGCTACTCAATTTACGGCCAATTTTACTGTTTTCTCTAACCCAGGTCGGTATTGTGCAGCGGCTGACCTAGCTATAGTTTGGGTGGCATCTGGCTAAAGAAGCGCCTATGAAATTCACGACCGAACCCAACGTTGAGACCAAAATCAACCGGATGAAAACGCGGGTGCGGTGGTCCCATCCCCAAGTCTTGCAGCGGAGAATTGATCAAACCACACTAAAGATTGCCGATGGTCATAGCGAGGAAGCAGATTTTTCTTTTCTGGTCATGGGCGACAGCGGCACCGGCAACCACCGGGGAGACAACCCCCAACGGCGGGTTGCAGAGGCGATGCTCGACCATCAGGAAGACTGCCGGTTTGCCCTCCACACAGGGGATGTGGTTTACCTTGTAGGCTCTAAGGAGCAGTACCCAGACAATTTCATTCGACCCTATCGGGAATGGCTGCTGGGTGGAGACGACCCAAAGGCGGTTTGCTACGACCAGATGGTGTTTAAAAAACCGATTCTGCCGGTGCTGGGTAACCATGATTACTATGATTTGCCCTGGTGGGTCAGCGTAGCTTCTGGCGTCACTTCACCCCTGCGAAAGCTACTGGTTGCGCGCCTTGATCTTGATGTGGGCTGGCATGGCTCTTTTCAAGGTGATGCTTTTGCCAGAGCCTTTATGGATTACCTGCAGGGAGTGCCCGAAGGCCAGCTAGGCGAACACTTAGACCGCTATTACCAGGCAGAAACCGAACAGGGGCGCTGTCTCTGCTATACGCCGGGCGAGTTTACCCGATTGCCCAACCGCTACTACAGCTTTCGCTACGGCGGCATTGATTTCTTTGCGCTAGACTCCAACACCTTCAATGAACCCCTGCCGATTCCTGATACGGCCGAAGGACGGCAGTACCGCGAATCTCTTAGAGAGCGCAGAGACAGTTTGGAAGAGGAACGCAGCCAGCTTCTGATGCAGGCGACTGGCATGGGGGGCGAGACAAACGACGATCCCGACGCCCTGCCGGAAATCTACACCGAGCTAGAGCAGTTGGAGGAGCAAATTTCAGATATCGATAAGCAGCTCTCCAGTTCTCGCAAGGTTAGGATGGATTTTGATCAGCTCAAGTGGCTGCAGCAGCGGCTGGTTCAGTCGTGGCAAAACCCTGAAGTGCGCGGTCGAGTGCTGCTGTTTCACCACCCGCCCTATGTTACCGAGTCGACCAAGTGGTATCAGGGGCAAACCTTGGCCGTGCGATATAACCTGCGGCAAGTCCTGCAGAAGGTGGCGGCTCAGGTGGGGGACTTGGCCCGGGACCGACCGTTGGTAGACTTAGCGCTCATGGGCCATGCCCACTGCCTGGAATATCTTAAAACTGAAGATACTGGCCATGCAGATAGCCATATTAACTGGCTGATCTGTGGCGGCAGCGGCTTTAGTCTGCGGCGGCAGCGGCCTGAGGGCCCTGAACTGGAGGAGGGTTCGGGCCAAACAGTGGCGCGATCGCATCTCTACCTGGGTCGCAGTGGACATGGCTCTTCCCGCAGGCGACCCTACTCATTTCTTCGGGTTGACGTTGGAGCAGGCCATCCTCCCCAGATCACCCTCAGGCCCTACGTAGTAGAGAAGCACCAGGGAAGCTGGAGCGCTTATCCCAAAGAACCGATCGAGGTGAGTTGTAAATAAGAATCTAGGGCGGCTCTTGGTCTTCTGACGTGCAAGTCCATGATTCACCCCTGCCCACGCTGAGCCAGCGCAAGGCTTTAAAGTGGCTGGCAACCACGCTTGTAAACTAGCGACACGCTGCAGACTTAATTCCTTCAGGGTGAGGCTTTCTGCTGCTGGCTCATGCCGTTTGCTTCTGGCTATCGCCAATTCATAGCAACAAAGGCTTGACAGTGCATCGGGAAATCGTATTACACTCGGAAGAGCTAATTGAAAACTATTTTCATTAAACGAAACTAGTTGAAAACAGGTGTGTTCGTCTGTTTTTGCTTGAACAGGAGTCGGATTTAGAGATATGTGGAATCGACGCAACTTTTTAGCCTTGGCTGCCAGCACCGCTGTTGTCATTACTGCTGCCTGTGGCTCCTCCCAACAGGGAGATGTGGGGTCTGGAGCTTCTGAGGAAGCCAATACGGCAGGGGGTAATCAGGGCGAGGTCAATGTTTACTCTTCGCGCCACTACGACAGCGACGATGCTATTTACCAGCGCTTCACTGAGGAGACGGGCATCGAAGTGAACCTGATCGAGGGCGATGCTGATGAGTTGACCGAACGGATTAAAAATGAAGGGGCAAACAGCCCTGCCGATGTATTAGTCACGGTAGATGCCGGTCGGCTATGGCGGGCAGAGCAGGACGGTCTGTTTCAACCGGTTGAATCGACAGCGCTCACCCAAGCTATTCCCGAAAACCTGCGCCACCCTGAGGGCCTTTGGTTTGGGTTGACTCAACGGGCGCGGGTGCTAGTTTACAACAAAGAAGCGGTTGAGCCCTCCGAACTGTCTACTTACGAAGCCCTAGCAGAGCCTCAGTGGCAGGATCGGGTCTGCGTGCGTAGCTCAGGCAACATTTACAACCAGTCCCTTTTGGGCTCCATGATCGAGTCGGATGGAGCCGCCGAGACAGAAGATTGGGTAGAAGGGCTGGTTGCAAACCTGGCGCGGGAGCCAGAAGGCGGCGATATCGACCAGATCAAGGCTGTGGCGGCAGGCCAGTGCGATGTTGCAATTGTCAACCACTACTACTGGGCGCGATTGGCCAAATCCAGCGACCCTGATGAGCAGGCGGTGACCGAGGCAACCGGCGTGTTTTTCCCCAACCAGGAAGACCGGGGCACCCACGTCAATATCAGCGGGGCTGGTGTTGTGGCGAATGCGCCGAATCGGGAAAATGCGATCGCATTTCTAGAATTTCTAGTCACGCCAGAGGCTCAAGAGATTTTTGCCAACAGTAACAATGAGTATCCTGTGCTGCAGGGGGTCGAGATTGATCCGGTGGTCTCTGAGCTAGGGAACTTTAAGGTAGACGAAACTAACGTCTCTGCCTACGGCCGCAACAACTCAGAGGTGGTCAAAATCGTTGACCGCACTGGTTGGAAGTAGGCGATTTCAGCAGTAGAGACGCCTTAGCCCTAGGGGCTGGCGTCTCTACCTGGGAAAGATTTGCACGTACGCATAGGCAAGTCTTTCCTACGTTAGCCAAGGAGTGTTTCAGGTAATAGCTGCTCTTCAGATAGCATTGTTGAGTAAAATTTTCAATAAAAGCCAGTTTCCGGGGTTAGGCTTTATAGAGAAGCCCTAGAGGTCTTTTTTTCCCAATTTGCCCCAATCCGGGTTTTAGCTAGAGTCCCTCAATTCGTTTAAGAAAACCTATGTCAGCTCCCGTTGTTCTCCGCATCGAAAACCTCACTCGGCAGTTTGCACCCAATGCTTCGCCTGCGGTAGATGGGGTTAGCCTGTCCCTCCGTCAGGGAGAGCTGCTGGGCTTGCTAGGGCCTTCTGGATGCGGTAAGACAACGCTGTTGCGGCTCATCGCCGGATTTGAGCAGCCCAATGCAGGCACCATTGAACTGGCGGGTCGCCCGGTCTGTGGCTCTTGCTGGGTCACCCCAGAGCAGCGGGATGTGGGCATTGTTTTTCAGGACTACGCGCTATTTCCCCATTTGACTGTTGAGAAAAACATTGCCTTTGGGCTGCAGCACCTGGCCCGCAAAAAGGCCCTACCAGCAAAGGCCGTCGAGTCGAGAACGGCAGAAGCGATCGCACTGGTTGGCCTACAAGGCCTAGAGAAGCGCTACCCCCACGAACTGTCGGGAGGGCAACAGCAGCGAGTAGCCCTAGCTCGTGCCCTGGCTCCTCGCCCTTCTTTGATCCTGCTAGATGAGCCCTTTAGCAACCTAGATGTGCAGGTGCGCCTCTATCTGCGCCAAGAGGTGCGAGACATCCTAAAGCAGGTGGGCGCTTCTGGCGTATTTGTTACCCACGATCAGGAAGAGGCACTCGCTATTGCCGATCAGGTTGCTGTCATGCGCCAAGGCCAGGTTGAGCAGATGGGCACCCCTGAAGAAGTCTATAGCCAGCCAGTCTCACGCTTTATTGCTGAATTTGTTACCCAGGCCAATTTTATTCCGGCCCGCCGCTCTGGAGCTGGATGGGAAACCGAAGTGGGCTGTTTCGACGTGGCCATAGAGCCCTGCGAGGCCCTTAAGGAAAGCCCCGAACTCACCGCCGGAGACCTGATGATCCGCCAGGAAGACCTGCATCTAGAGGCCGATGAGTCAGCCCCGCTACTGGTGCGCGATCGCCAGTTTTTAGGCCGCGAGTACAAATATTGCCTGCTCACGCCTTCCGGTCGCACCCTTCATGCCCGCACCACCATCGGCCAGCGAATCGACATTGGCGATCATGTCCGAGCCTCGATCAAGCAGCCTCACCTGCGTTTCTTTCCAGCCCCGGTAAGAGCCGTTAATTCACCTGCGCGCTCCCTCTCGGTTGCCTGACAGAAGCAACACAACGCTGCCGTTGCAGGAAAAGCAAAGTTAATGGCAAGACCCTGGGTTTGGGTTAGGCTGTCCCTTGTGGTGCAGTAAATAAAAGCTCTATGCCTAGCTCTATACGAACCATTACGCGAGTCATTGCTAAGCCTGACTGCGGGGCTGTCGTCAAATCCTTGCTGCAGTCTTTGGTGTTCCCCAGCCGCGAAGAACCTGGCTGTTTGGGCTACGAGCTTTGGCAGGGGCTGCACGGCAGCGAATTTGTCACGATTGGCGATTGGCAAGACGAAGTGGCGCTAGTGGCTCACCTCAGATCGGCCCATGTCTATGAGTTCTCAACTGAAGTTGTGGAATACTTGGCTTATCCGCCTGATGTGCAATGGTATGGGCAAGTAGAAGCTTAGACCCCGTTATTTCTAAATTGAATAGTGAAAGCAGCGAGCGGATCAAATGCGAGTCATGTTGAATTGCTCAACACGACGCTATGCATTCCGAAATTCGCAAGAAACGCCTATCTGCAATCTCATCACTAAAGTATTCTTCAGTGAGTTTTACAGTTTAGGCTTCACTGCATTCCCCTAAATCTGATCATCGAATCAGAATATACCAGTATGCATCAGGAAAACCTTGCTAAATGGCTGCTTGCCGCTGCTGCAATTTCAACCCTGACGATTCCGATTGGGGTTGATGCCGTTTTATTTGCAAACGGTCATATGAACAATCCTGCCTGGTTGCCTCACGCTAAGCTCCACTGTGCTATGTCATTCTTTGCAGCGACATCGCTGGGAAGTGCGGCCTTAGCGATTGTAAAGGTGCGCCCGACAAGCGATCGCTTTTCAATGGGACTAGCTGCATTTCTCGGCTCTGCGTTTTGGATTGGGCTAATTGCCGCTGGATTTTGGCCTGGAACGTCCTATGGCTTTCTCAATGACCCGGCGCTGGGCAATGTTCGCGAGCCTGAATTTGCTGGAGTCTCGATTTACCCAAACGTTGTGGCGGCTGTCATCACGATTGCGATCGCAATCACAGGCTATTGGTTAACCGGCCAAGCAAAGCCAATTAGCGATCGCAGCAAGATATTGTGATTAGAGGGGCGATAGTTTTTGTTATAAGTTGCACGCTTTGATGGACACGCTTTGCTTTGCCTATCAGTTATGTTTTAAAAGCCTATGAAGACACCTGAGCAATGTGAAAATATGGCAGATCTCCGAGCTGAAATAGATCGGCTAGATCGTCAAGTTATTTCGCTCCTCAGTCAGCGTTTTGAATATGTTAGAGCTGCTTCAAAATTCAAAACGAGCGAAGTCACTGTTAAAGCGCCTGAGCGCTTTCAAGCGATGTTAAAGCAACGCCGTAGTTGGGCAGAGGAGGAAGGATTAAATGCTGATGTAATAGAGAAAATGTACCAAGATTTAGTAAATTATTTTATTGAGGAAGAGATGAAGCACTGGCAACAATCCAAAAACAAGTAGAAGCGCTGCAAAACTTTAGCAGAGAGAATGAGCTGCTGTAAGGTTATCAGTGAGACACTTCTTTAGCATGGTTATGAGAGAATGCTGTCTTGAAAAGCCGCAAAAAGCAGCCTTCCAAGAGTAGTAGGCAATACAGATGAGTATGACCAGGGTTTTCAGCAGTTCCAAATTTTTTCAGCCGGCAGATGGAGAACCTATTCGTTCAGTCATTACAGAGTCTAAAGATGCTGTCGTTGTAGCTTGGCACATCAAGCCAGGACAAGAAATCTCCGCACATATTCATCCCAACGGACAAGATACTTGGACTATTTTGGCTGGAAAAGGCGAATACTTTTTAGATGAAGCGGGCACTACAAAGTCAATTGTTGCAGGGGATATAGTCGTCGCCTATCCTGACTGTGTGCATGGGGTATTCAATAATGGCGACGAACCATTAGTTTTTATTTCAGTCGTATCACCAGCCGATGCAGGGTATCAACTCGTCTCATTGGGAAATTCTTTAGTTGGTGTGAGTGGTGAAGTGGTTTAAGAGGGACTGGGCAAGGTCGCTCAGCATTAGCCTCGGGTTTTGGCTGTAAACAGCAGCCCAGCGTAATCCTTGAGGCAAATGGTTGAATATCACTGCTGAGGATTTTGAGGTTTTCTCCTGTGGTTGGCCTGAACTGCTAGGGAGTAAAAATCCGTATTAAGATCAGAAGCTCTCAGTGAAATCGTTTCGTAACGTTCATGCTCAACATTGTTCAGGCCATTGCTGACGAACTCAGTCTCAAAACCACTCAGGTTCAAGCCACGCTAGACCTGTTTGATGAGGGAGCGACGGTGCCCTTTGTTGCCCGCTACCGCAAAGAGCGCACCGGGGAGCTAGATGAGACTCAGCTGCGGCAGATTGCCGATCGCTTTGCCTACCTGACAGAACTAGAAGCCAGAAAGCAGACGGTACTGAATGAAATTGCATCCCAAGGCAAGCTCACGGACGAACTCAGGGCCAAAATCGAAACTTGCGAGCTTAAGACCGAGCTAGAAGATCTCTACTTGCCCTACCGCCCCAAGCGCCGCACCCGCGCCACAATGGCTAAGGAAAAGGGCTTAGAGGCGTTAGCAGACTGGATCGAGCAGCTCAACCGTGATGGGACGAGGGTAGAGTCCCTATCATCTGAAGCGGCCAAGTATGTCTCTGAGGACAAGGGTGTTGCCAGCACTGACGAGGCGCTACAGGGGGCTGCTGACATTTTGGCTGAGCGTGTGGCCGAATCTGCAGATCTAAGGGCCTACGTGCGCGAAACCTTCTTGAAGCGGGGAATATTCACCTCCAAGATTAAGCCCGACCACCCCGAAGGCTCAACCAAGTTTGAGATGTATCGCCAGTACCAGTCTGCGGTTAAAGACATTGCACCCCACAACCTACTGGCGCTGCTGCGGGGCGAAAAAGAGGGCATTCTCAAGCTGGAGCTGACCTTTGACGAGGAGCAGATTTTGGCAGAGCTAGAGAGCGAGGTGATTCGCACTAAGGCTTCTGCTGTCCGTAGCTTTTATCGGGCCATGATCGAAGATGCCTTTGATCGCCTGATGAAAGGCTCCCTCACCAGTGAAGTGATTGCCGAGAAGAAAGCCTGGGCTGACGAAGAATCAATCCAAACTTTCGAGGCCAACCTGAAGAATCTGCTGCTGTCGGCCCCGGCGGGCATGAAGCCTACCCTCGGCGTAGACCCCGGCTTTCGCACGGGCTGCAAGGTGGCAGCACTAGATCATACGGGCAAGTTCTTAGAATATCAGGCCGTGTTTCCCCACCAGTCTGATCGGCAGCGACAGCAAGCAGCAGCCACGCTGAAGGCGATGATCCAGAAGCACCGAATTGAGCTGATTGCCATTGGCAACGGCACCGCTAGCCGCGAAACCGATGCTTTTGTCGCCGAAGTGATCAAAGATCTGGAGCAGCCCCCGATCAAAGTGATGGTGAACGAGTCGGGAGCCTCGATCTACTCGGCCAGCGAGGTTGCCCTAGAGGAATTCCCTGAACTGGATGTGACCGTGCGCGGAGCCATCAGCATTGCTCGCCGCCTGCAAGATCCGCTGGCAGAACTGGTCAAAATCGATCCTAAATCTATCGGTGTGGGCCAGTATCAGCACGACGTAGACCAAAAGCGGCTAAAGCAAAAGCTAGATGAAACGGTAGAAAGCTGCGTTAACTACGTGGGCGTAGACCTGAATATGGCCTCTAAGCAGCTCTTGACCTATGTGTCAGGAATTTCGCCTGCGATCGCAAACAACATCGTCGCCTACCGCAACGAAAATGGCGCGTTTCGCACCCGCAAAGAACTGATGAAGGTGAAAAAGCTTGGCCCCAAAGCCTTCGAGCAAGCAGCAGGATTCCTCCGTATCCGCGAGAGCGAGAATCCGCTGGACAACACCGCTGTTCACCCTGAGAGCTATGGGATTGTGGGTGCGATCGCAACCGACCTACAGCTGCCCCTAGTGCAGATCACCCAAGCCACCGACCGGCTCAAAACCCTCGACCTAAAGCGTTACATCACTGATACCGTAGGCGAACCCACCCTGCGCGACATCTTCCAGGAACTGGAGAAGCCCGGACGCGACCCCCGTGACCAGTTCACCTACGCCCAGTTTCAAGAGGGGGTGAACGAGATCAGCGACCTGAAGCCAGGAATGCAGCTAGAGGGTGTGGTCACCAACGTCGCTAACTTCGGAGCCTTCGTCGATATCGGAGTGCATCAGGACGGGCTAATCCACGTCTCTCAGCTAGCCGATCGCTTTGTCAGCGACCCCAAAGAGATTGTCCACGTCGGCCAGGTGGTAAAGGTACGAGTTATGGAGGTCGATGTCAAACTCAAGCGCATCAGTCTCTCCATGCGGGCCAATTCCGATGGTGGCAAGCAACCTCAAAGCGCTAAGCCCGCCGCTACAAAGGGCAAACCCCAACCCAACAGCGGTAAAACTCAACCCAACAGCGGTAAAACTCAACCGAGCAGCAATAAGCCCCAACCAAGCCCCAGCGAGCCGTCGGCCAATTCTAAACAAGCTACTCTGAAAGACCTTCAGGCCAAGTTCGGAAAGCCCAAACGCTAGCAAACCCTCACGCGATATCAAGATCTCGCCGGAGATTTGTAGGATGGGTAAAGCAAAGCGTGCCCGTCATTCTGCTTAAATGTTTAGGATTGTGATGGGCACGGGCTTTGCCCTTTGCCCATCCTACTTTGCCTTACTCTTTTTGCAGAATAGCCCCTTTCAGAATTGGCTGAAGGGGCCTAACTCACTGGGATAGATTAGCTTTCTAATTCTGCATTAGGAGCACTTCTCTTAATCAATACACTGATGTACTCTCCGGTTGCTCCTATGAGTTGTGGTTGAGTCCAAAAAGTCTTGTCAGCGTAATTCAAAGTGGCCAGTAGTTTTTGCGTTGCAACGATTGCTCCATAGTCCCCGATGAGAATGTGCTTCAGCGTTTCCTGGCTAGAGAGAACCGGGATGGAGCGCAGTAATTCAGTTTTTCTAGTGATCATGTTTCTACCTTTTAAAGGAAAACAGGGAGGTCACTAGTAGCCCCTTAAAGGTAGTCGAACAGGGGCACTAGGCTAAAATGAGCCTAGCGCTGCCTTTCTACCATCTCTAGATTGGGAGCGTTAGGGGGATTGAGAGACTGATCCTCTCTCTTTCTCCCGTCTAGGCTCTCCCTGCACTTAAAACGGTATCAGAACCGCTCAGGGAGTTCAACCGTATTTAAGGAAGTCCTGAAAAATAGGGTGAGTTATCCCTGCGGGCTATGAATAGCGCTGTAATGAGCGAGTGTTCATTTGCAGTGTGCTTTTTCCAGGCTTCCTAGTCGTTCGTCTGCGTTCTTAGCTCCAGAGGCATTTTGTAGAGTGCCTGTTGCTGCTAATAGAGCTTTTCCTATAAAATTTTGGCAAAAAGTAAAAACCTTCCGGGTGTCTCCTAATCCTCAGGTATATTAGAAGTTTTCTAGAGATTGAGTTTGTAGCTACTTCAAAAACAAGTAAGAACTTTGTGAATTTGTCGGGCATCGGTTATCAACACTTTTCCCTGAACTATAAACTGTGATTAAGCAAATCTTGGGAAACTGCATCAACCCCTGAGCATGGGTAGAGCTATTCATTAGAGGAACTAGTTATTCCCCCTGCCCAGTCCCGTATAGAAGTATTTCATATTAAGTGTGTTCAGTCAGGTTTCGTCACTCAAAACCTGTAGCTGCATTGGGCTTTGGTGAGCTTAAAAATTAAATGGTATTGCTGAGTAATGCCTTACTAGAATCAGCCTGCGTAGGATTCTAGGCATCCTCAGACTAATGCTTAGCTCTACCTAGCTGACAGGTTGAGCACATCTTTTTATTCTTTAGAAATTCGTTTTAGCTGTTTTAATACTAGTTCTAACTGTTGGAGCTGAATGCTGTGTCGAGCGCGAATTTCTGTGCTCTTACTAGCCAATTTAGTAGCTTGACAGTCAGGAGATTAGTATAAGCCGTGTGCTTCATTTTGCTGGGAAGTTCCTGTTATCTGCAACATCTTCAGACAACCTCTCTACTCCCCCTCGAAACACTATGTGTCCAACAATTAATCTCTTTCCTGGTTCCAGCGTGGTCACGCAAGAGGCAGTTTCCCATCAGGTTATGGATTTTGCCCGCCGCACCCTAGTTGTCTTTGACTCTCGCGTTCC
The window above is part of the Pseudanabaena sp. FACHB-2040 genome. Proteins encoded here:
- a CDS encoding putative quinol monooxygenase, which gives rise to MPSSIRTITRVIAKPDCGAVVKSLLQSLVFPSREEPGCLGYELWQGLHGSEFVTIGDWQDEVALVAHLRSAHVYEFSTEVVEYLAYPPDVQWYGQVEA
- a CDS encoding isochorismate lyase is translated as MKTPEQCENMADLRAEIDRLDRQVISLLSQRFEYVRAASKFKTSEVTVKAPERFQAMLKQRRSWAEEEGLNADVIEKMYQDLVNYFIEEEMKHWQQSKNK
- a CDS encoding cupin domain-containing protein; translated protein: MSMTRVFSSSKFFQPADGEPIRSVITESKDAVVVAWHIKPGQEISAHIHPNGQDTWTILAGKGEYFLDEAGTTKSIVAGDIVVAYPDCVHGVFNNGDEPLVFISVVSPADAGYQLVSLGNSLVGVSGEVV
- a CDS encoding Tex family protein, translated to MLNIVQAIADELSLKTTQVQATLDLFDEGATVPFVARYRKERTGELDETQLRQIADRFAYLTELEARKQTVLNEIASQGKLTDELRAKIETCELKTELEDLYLPYRPKRRTRATMAKEKGLEALADWIEQLNRDGTRVESLSSEAAKYVSEDKGVASTDEALQGAADILAERVAESADLRAYVRETFLKRGIFTSKIKPDHPEGSTKFEMYRQYQSAVKDIAPHNLLALLRGEKEGILKLELTFDEEQILAELESEVIRTKASAVRSFYRAMIEDAFDRLMKGSLTSEVIAEKKAWADEESIQTFEANLKNLLLSAPAGMKPTLGVDPGFRTGCKVAALDHTGKFLEYQAVFPHQSDRQRQQAAATLKAMIQKHRIELIAIGNGTASRETDAFVAEVIKDLEQPPIKVMVNESGASIYSASEVALEEFPELDVTVRGAISIARRLQDPLAELVKIDPKSIGVGQYQHDVDQKRLKQKLDETVESCVNYVGVDLNMASKQLLTYVSGISPAIANNIVAYRNENGAFRTRKELMKVKKLGPKAFEQAAGFLRIRESENPLDNTAVHPESYGIVGAIATDLQLPLVQITQATDRLKTLDLKRYITDTVGEPTLRDIFQELEKPGRDPRDQFTYAQFQEGVNEISDLKPGMQLEGVVTNVANFGAFVDIGVHQDGLIHVSQLADRFVSDPKEIVHVGQVVKVRVMEVDVKLKRISLSMRANSDGGKQPQSAKPAATKGKPQPNSGKTQPNSGKTQPSSNKPQPSPSEPSANSKQATLKDLQAKFGKPKR